In the genome of Magnolia sinica isolate HGM2019 chromosome 2, MsV1, whole genome shotgun sequence, one region contains:
- the LOC131234148 gene encoding uncharacterized protein LOC131234148 isoform X2 → MADHPNYSSPPPTQPDLHPPFQNEEQNQFTFRPPTTSWSEASPPPPIHRPHSQSILLTPIPQPQPVPTISLPHSFLCPSKQISSPSDAARFLSSPSGSNFLSFIASLSHSVRGRKISDLTHLSSFLSSLLSLLQTLSDSVDAIPPVHQPSRYGNPAYRTWHCQLTDTADPVLSNLLPDELKPATVEIVPYFTDSFGNASRIDYGTGHETNFVAWLYCLARLGLIREEDYPSVVLKVFVRYLELMRKLQMTYSLEPAGSHGVWGLDDYHFLPFIFGSSQLIDHKYMKPKSIHNQDILDNFSNDYMYLSGVAFVKKVKKGPFSEHSPLLDDISGVPAWSKVNSGLLKMYRAEVLEKVPIMQHFLFGSLIKWE, encoded by the exons ATGGCAGATCATCCCAACTACTCTTCACCTCCTCCAACCCAACCCGATCTCCATCCTCCTTTCCAAAACGAAGAACAAAACCAGTTCACCTTCCGTCCTCCAACCACTTCCTGGTCTGAGGCGTCGCCCCCACCTCCCATCCATCGCCCCCACTCCCAATCCATCCTCCTCACTCCAATCCCCCAACCTCAACCAGTCCCCACCATCTCACTCCCCCACTCCTTCCTCTGTCCGTCGAAGCAGATCTCCTCCCCGTCCGACGCTGCTCGCTTCCTCTCCTCCCCATCGGGCTCGAACTTCCTCTCGTTCATCGCATCCCTCTCGCATTCTGTCCGCGGCCGTAAGATCTCCGACCttacccatctctcctcctttctctcctcccTCCTCTCCCTCCTCCAAACCCTCTCCGATTCCGTCGACGCCATCCCACCCGTCCATCAGCCGTCCCGCTATGGCAATCCTGCCTATCGCACCTGGCACTGTCAACTCACCGACACCGCCGATCCCGTCCTCTCCAATCTCCTTCCCGACGAATTGAAGCCTGCGACGGTCGAGATCGTCCCCTACTTCACCGACAGCTTCGGCAACGCGTCCCGCATCGACTATGGCACCGGCCACGAGACCAACTTCGTCGCGTGGCTCTACTGCCTCGCCCGCCTCGGCCTTATCAGAGAGGAGGACTATCCATCCGTCGTCCTCAAGGTCTTCGTCAGGTATCTCGAGCTGATGAGGAAGCTGCAGATGACATACAGCCTAGAGCCTGCTGGGTCCCACGGCGTGTGGGGCCTAGACGACTACCATTTCCTGCCATTCATCTTTGGGTCATCACAGCTGATCGACCACAAGTACATGAAACCCAAGTCGATACACAACCAGGACATACTCGACAACTTCTCGAATGACTACATGTACCTCTCGGGCGTGGCATTCGTGAAGAAGGTGAAGAAGGGGCCGTTCTCGGAGCACTCGcccctgctcgatgacatcagcGGGGTGCCCGCGTGGAGCAAGGTGAACAGCGGCCTGCTCAAGATGTACCGCGCTGAGGTGCTTGAGAAGGTGCCAATCATGCAGCATTTTCTATTCGGGTCACTCATCAAATG GGAGTGA
- the LOC131234148 gene encoding uncharacterized protein LOC131234148 isoform X1 encodes MADHPNYSSPPPTQPDLHPPFQNEEQNQFTFRPPTTSWSEASPPPPIHRPHSQSILLTPIPQPQPVPTISLPHSFLCPSKQISSPSDAARFLSSPSGSNFLSFIASLSHSVRGRKISDLTHLSSFLSSLLSLLQTLSDSVDAIPPVHQPSRYGNPAYRTWHCQLTDTADPVLSNLLPDELKPATVEIVPYFTDSFGNASRIDYGTGHETNFVAWLYCLARLGLIREEDYPSVVLKVFVRYLELMRKLQMTYSLEPAGSHGVWGLDDYHFLPFIFGSSQLIDHKYMKPKSIHNQDILDNFSNDYMYLSGVAFVKKVKKGPFSEHSPLLDDISGVPAWSKVNSGLLKMYRAEVLEKVPIMQHFLFGSLIKWWRVRAGQHQPRASELSGEPKGQAWHIY; translated from the exons ATGGCAGATCATCCCAACTACTCTTCACCTCCTCCAACCCAACCCGATCTCCATCCTCCTTTCCAAAACGAAGAACAAAACCAGTTCACCTTCCGTCCTCCAACCACTTCCTGGTCTGAGGCGTCGCCCCCACCTCCCATCCATCGCCCCCACTCCCAATCCATCCTCCTCACTCCAATCCCCCAACCTCAACCAGTCCCCACCATCTCACTCCCCCACTCCTTCCTCTGTCCGTCGAAGCAGATCTCCTCCCCGTCCGACGCTGCTCGCTTCCTCTCCTCCCCATCGGGCTCGAACTTCCTCTCGTTCATCGCATCCCTCTCGCATTCTGTCCGCGGCCGTAAGATCTCCGACCttacccatctctcctcctttctctcctcccTCCTCTCCCTCCTCCAAACCCTCTCCGATTCCGTCGACGCCATCCCACCCGTCCATCAGCCGTCCCGCTATGGCAATCCTGCCTATCGCACCTGGCACTGTCAACTCACCGACACCGCCGATCCCGTCCTCTCCAATCTCCTTCCCGACGAATTGAAGCCTGCGACGGTCGAGATCGTCCCCTACTTCACCGACAGCTTCGGCAACGCGTCCCGCATCGACTATGGCACCGGCCACGAGACCAACTTCGTCGCGTGGCTCTACTGCCTCGCCCGCCTCGGCCTTATCAGAGAGGAGGACTATCCATCCGTCGTCCTCAAGGTCTTCGTCAGGTATCTCGAGCTGATGAGGAAGCTGCAGATGACATACAGCCTAGAGCCTGCTGGGTCCCACGGCGTGTGGGGCCTAGACGACTACCATTTCCTGCCATTCATCTTTGGGTCATCACAGCTGATCGACCACAAGTACATGAAACCCAAGTCGATACACAACCAGGACATACTCGACAACTTCTCGAATGACTACATGTACCTCTCGGGCGTGGCATTCGTGAAGAAGGTGAAGAAGGGGCCGTTCTCGGAGCACTCGcccctgctcgatgacatcagcGGGGTGCCCGCGTGGAGCAAGGTGAACAGCGGCCTGCTCAAGATGTACCGCGCTGAGGTGCTTGAGAAGGTGCCAATCATGCAGCATTTTCTATTCGGGTCACTCATCAAATG GTGGAGGGTCCGAGCAGGTCAACATCAGCCCAGAGCATCTGAATTATCAGGTGAACCAAAAGGTCAGGCCTGGCACATTTACTAA
- the LOC131234179 gene encoding F-box protein FBW2-like, with product MDGGGEIRCWEELIPDALELIFSNLSLQDLLTVVPMVCKSWGKAASGPHIWQEIDILEWSRQRQHKPDSVDRMLRMLITRSCGSFRKLSVCGLSNDPIFSFIADHAGSLRNLQVQGSDISDSIVELVAGRLSNITFLDISFCEKIGSRALEVIGQNCKSLVELWRRRDPTESDKVCQDDEAHAIATTMPKIKRLNMGYCLLTTRGVLEILSKCSELEFLDVTGCWDVELDEAFLKEKCASLKVRGPHIECQVRNLWDGCSDYSDSSGYLAWEYMDDVGDYDAESFDGVWDDDHGLEGLELRFYEGLNDAALGLDWPPSP from the exons ATGGATGGGGGCGGCGAAATCCGTTGCTGGGAAGAGCTGATACCAGATGCTCTAGAGTTAATCTTCAGTAATCTCTCTCTTCAGGACCTCTTGACTGTCGTTCCCATGGTTTGCAAATCTTGGGGTAAGGCAGCTTCAGGGCCTCACATCTGGCAAGAGATTGACATCTTGGAATGGAGCCGTCAACGTCAACACAAgccggacagtgtggataggatGCTCCGAATGCTTATCACGAGAAGCTGTGGGTCCTTCCGCAAGCTCAGTGTCTGTGGCCTCTCCAACGATCCTATCTTCTCCTTCATTGCAGATCA TGCTGGTTCCCTTCGGAATCTGCAGGTGCAGGGAAGTGACATTAGCGATTCCATAGTTGAATTGGTTGCAGGGCGATTGTCCAATATCACTTTTTTGGATATAAGCTTCTGTGAAAAGATTGGCAGCCGTGCACTGGAGGTGATTGGGCAGAATTGTAAATCACTTGTTGAGTTGTGGCGCCGAAGGGACCCAACGGAGTCGGACAAGGTCTGCCAGGATGACGAGGCCCATGCAATTGCCACCACAATGCCCAAGATCAAGCGTCTGAATATGGGCTACTGCCTCCTCACAACTAGAGGCGTGCTTGAGATACTCTCAAAGTGTAGTGAGCTTGAATTCTTGGATGTAACGGGTTGTTGGGATGTGGAGCTCGATGAAGCCTTCTTGAAGGAGAAGTGCGCCAGTTTGAAGGTGCGTGGGCCACACATTGAGTGCCAAGTGAGGAATTTATGGGATGGGTGCTCAGATTACTCAGATTCTTCTGGGTATTTGGCGTGGGAGTACATGGATGATGTTGGGGACTATGATGCGGAGAGCTTTGACGGTGTTTGGGATGACGACCATGGGCTGGAGGGACTGGAGCTGAGATTCTATGAAGGGTTGAATGATGCTGCTCTTGGGTTGGATTGGCCACCATCCCCTTGA